Proteins encoded together in one Pseudomonadota bacterium window:
- a CDS encoding UbiD family decarboxylase produces MGYKNLREWIAILESEGELKRISTEVDWQGEIGAITRKVFSKRGPALLFENIKGYKDGICTKLFIGGLASKSRIALMLDLPKDIKMEDLVEVVRERFKNPIEPQFVKKGPVKQNIIKSKIDLNKFPVPKWHHLDGGRYINTWCGIITKDPETGINNVGLYRGMIVDKDEIGVLLVRGQGWGVHYSKYQALKKPMPVAVVYGCDESIVFAAATPLPRDLDEYKVAGGLLKEPVKLVKCETVDLEVPADAEMVVEGYISPDPKDYKMEGPFGEYTGYYGESAKRPFVKVSCITHRNDPIFRGTLEGMNYLNPNEDSSILVVSLSAVAKNILESQGVPGVLEISAVPITIVKIKKMFRGHAKQVAAALWGSSGAQYLFKFVIVVEDDIDIWNKRSVEEAISYRVNAEENDIVIFPGSFGAVLDPSTRIRDRNEIKFGTGKWARVLIDATRNWDYDKVPEWGNDVYPPSSVTISKEDDELTTRRWKEYRID; encoded by the coding sequence ATGGGATACAAAAATTTAAGAGAATGGATAGCAATACTTGAATCTGAAGGAGAACTGAAACGTATAAGTACGGAAGTGGATTGGCAAGGTGAAATCGGTGCAATTACAAGAAAAGTCTTTTCCAAACGAGGACCCGCACTACTTTTTGAAAATATAAAGGGTTACAAAGATGGGATTTGTACAAAACTTTTTATTGGCGGGCTTGCATCAAAGAGTAGGATTGCGTTGATGCTGGATCTTCCAAAAGATATAAAGATGGAAGACTTGGTGGAAGTTGTAAGGGAGCGTTTTAAGAATCCAATCGAACCACAATTTGTGAAAAAAGGACCTGTAAAGCAAAATATCATTAAATCAAAAATAGACCTCAATAAATTCCCAGTGCCCAAATGGCACCACCTTGATGGCGGAAGATACATCAACACATGGTGTGGAATTATAACAAAGGACCCAGAAACAGGAATAAACAATGTGGGATTGTATCGAGGAATGATCGTTGATAAAGATGAGATAGGGGTTTTGTTGGTAAGAGGTCAGGGCTGGGGTGTCCATTATTCGAAATATCAGGCATTAAAAAAGCCAATGCCCGTTGCTGTTGTGTACGGGTGCGACGAATCGATAGTTTTTGCGGCAGCTACCCCCTTACCAAGGGATCTGGATGAGTATAAGGTTGCCGGCGGTCTACTCAAAGAGCCGGTGAAACTTGTCAAATGCGAAACTGTAGACTTAGAAGTACCGGCTGATGCTGAAATGGTTGTGGAAGGCTATATTTCACCTGATCCAAAGGATTATAAAATGGAAGGACCATTCGGCGAGTATACGGGATATTATGGTGAGTCTGCAAAAAGACCATTTGTCAAGGTTTCATGTATTACACACAGAAATGATCCTATCTTTCGCGGAACGCTTGAGGGAATGAATTATCTGAATCCTAACGAAGATAGCTCCATTCTCGTTGTGAGCCTCTCTGCTGTTGCCAAGAATATCCTCGAATCCCAGGGTGTGCCGGGAGTTCTCGAAATTAGCGCAGTTCCAATAACAATTGTCAAAATCAAAAAAATGTTCAGAGGGCATGCAAAACAGGTAGCAGCTGCATTATGGGGATCCTCTGGAGCACAATACTTGTTTAAGTTTGTCATTGTTGTTGAAGACGATATTGATATCTGGAATAAAAGATCTGTTGAAGAAGCAATTTCATACAGGGTAAACGCAGAAGAAAATGATATTGTCATTTTTCCGGGAAGTTTTGGAGCTGTATTAGACCCAAGCACCAGAATAAGGGATAGAAATGAAATCAAGTTTGGGACAGGAAAATGGGCAAGAGTGCTTATTGATGCAACAAGGAACTGGGATTACGATAAGGTTCCTGAATGGGGTAACGACGTATATCCTCCGTCATCGGTCACTATTTCCAAAGAAGATGACGAGTTGACCACGAGAAGATGGAAGGAGTACCGCATAGATTAA